One Calliopsis andreniformis isolate RMS-2024a chromosome 9, iyCalAndr_principal, whole genome shotgun sequence genomic window carries:
- the LOC143183369 gene encoding uncharacterized protein LOC143183369, which translates to MAKLTIHKHFCEQLRSPIEEMVCNWCDPSASMLSEEDVIVRAPKIRNQLFVRARTLNMWRSMIVLCTVVLTLLTADTLAIEGVKGGHRTHHGRPNQNVAINSTVQAGLCYKTIPIIEAKHRWNWSKRRNAVTFALGLSRQRELTNSLLFSYNVCAFSYADALALNSTGQFPHNTLPATTEDGATNGLITILDCCDGYARNLTSGGCEPRCIPGCLGGRCTAPNICTCEPGWYPQEGVCMPHCEGPCQKDAYCFSPNECACKLGYDEVNGECKPICPGGCKNGDCVAPRVCRCKPGFALQPSGDVSAIEPKKCVPVCENCRNGECTAPGLCSCREGYTNPPRDTETCIPSCPGGCIGGDCVAPGTCNCKPGYIIDSTGKCIPECPQGCPNGECVAPGVCNCKPGFAYDINRRCIPECPRGCINGECVAPGVCSCSPGFTLDSTKNCVPDCPRGCPNGECVAPGVCTCKQGFNLDYAGNCVPISSMSSTSLCRHGCGTNGTCVGPNQCICDLGYRVDPDTGRCIPSPTSFQCRNGCGPQGVCVGPDLCICDYGLAVDPDTGRCPEPRPSVPPIQVPAQCRYGCGPNGRCVGPNRCACDPGFVAEPDTGRCVPARTTQIGEPICENPCINGECTGLNQCTCKRGYVMSPHDPTRTRCVPVCVGGCPNGVCSGPNFCICNIGFRKETGVKGRQRCVPIENRILFDSDAIVRVANLTSLAEYSVRDFSKTIIERTLITNVRGIPAPVTIWPNILLVSNLTEHESLRGEEQAPVHGTKLKKYICFSNMKFLGLIFLVTFLKVTTAYTRLRYSEESGVCEKVVSHARVFSVIGRRDMFRIARRTGSASGDFSTKPKYDGITEKRYLENVKFHSRNLSEESNEFDYLKFFQYYTAYRTERDCCLLYKMSEEGTCEPICDPPCVNGKCTSPGICKCLPYYEKDLLHDHICEPICTDCEHGKCIRPYECECDEGYKMNLGWDSSTCQPICDVDCKYGYCSAPNECTCHENYIKDPQTDTCVPYCNIPCTNGECTAPDVCTCHDGYQLNSESICEPKCDNGCWLGTCTAPNTCTCHDGYHLTGAGVCEPICSQPCEMGTCFAPETCLCNNGYGLLNDSRYVCQPICEKACINGTCAAPETCTCHDGYRTSNDDTLQHVCEPYCQVSCEPYGHCTAPDTCTCFEGYRLVDKNQDFKNVSERSNIESVYFSKMGAEPQTKKEKYSKKNCSFQKSPYFAENSVCEPICNRTCVNGYCSAPGECSCNPGYKLSEYDRYSCVPICEENCVNGYCSGPNQCKCYPGYRSLKENSNNCTPFCVETCVNGNCSAPNECTCNNNYHPNEENPFVCDPTCENECHFGTCTAPNVCTCKEGFSPRNETFCEPVCKEPCVNGDCSAPDTCSCNSGYKLSQNSSYFCEPICQQSCINSRCSEPNKCTCYSGYKPLENDSYICEPICEQVCENGFCSAPNQCNCNEGYTFQDNFSSICEPVCKEPCGENGVCAAPGTCKCKEGYRPLEHETKFVCVSICELNCENGSCSLETCECNEGYSLVKQNGSICEPVCENCTNGRCISPNVCECNGGFMKKENSSDSSAECVSLCRNNCNDHGTCDENGICQCHSGWTGSYCDRPSFCVLTMDEYSNKTNMVDHVNDTIDSIFASSPLCTFICMDKIDDQTICYDKYRVESSRNYTIACLITADSQCYWVLSQHTSLPRYATVAGIMSVIVFLVIVLLLVYLLMHKYKKRRISLGTSFFDTRRRQQSLMRKEKLANTNLRTSEILNILSLEKRESSFCKRNENMKWNSVLLNAIFIIEMSIFVITNCLSSSPQISDSNVNIQKIETNEGLECYMNISNKIFFCKLFFSRQVTHYKPYIETYKKRKWGLFYKTETRVNYKLERGVLKERILDIHILTLSVVNSRCKPICKKPCGKGFCQAPDKCLCSLGFVASNVSKSEVCVAQCKTNCTNGFCSHPDHCKCNDGYELTADRLHCSPVCKTDCGKNAQCVAPEDCTCNSGYSLNLIENSTECLPVCTIPCQNGKCIGPNLCGCNAGYRPSINDSNICEPICEIPCGSNSICTEPNICACLPNYKLIENDVTHGCEPICEVDCGRNGTCTAPNVCTCNEGYVLNEESQCMAFCNSTCENSTCVEPDRCQCWDGFVPLNETHCMPFCENGCENGKCVAPNECRCDDEFVKHKNSSCIKPCTRTCKGHGVCGDDDKACECYYGWTGWDCDQNNVCILLLNADDESLNGVIVYNETNSTVGDIRRNAHYCHECNQAVGNRSLCYAMPAVDGSGFAVGCLVETESPCILMYRSNTPTVSVVTGTLTVGIILIVASTSMIAYFVSNNVITKNEKNVRMVETQGQINIAPHFRHSLTVTHIEKSEAHIHVR; encoded by the exons ATGGCGAAGCTGACGATCCATAAACATTTCTGCGAACAACTACGCAGCCCGATTGAAGAGATGGTATGTAACTGGTGTGACCCCAGCGCGTCAATGTTATCAGAAGAAGATGTCATCGTGCGCGCACCGAAAATAAGAAACCAGTTGTTCGTACGCGCTCGCACGTTAAACATGTGGAGATCGATGATCGTCCTCTGCACAGTCGTTCTAACGCTGCTGACCGCTGACACCTTAGCGATCGAAGGTGTCAAAGGCGGTCATCGTACCCATCATGGTCGGCCGAACCAGAACGTCGCCATCAACAGCACTGTCCAGGCTGGACTTTGTTACAAAACGATACC AATCATAGAAGCGAAGCATCGCTGGAACTGGTCGAAGCGTCGGAACGCCGTGACCTTTGCCCTCGGTTTATCGCGACAACGTGAGCTCACGAATTCTCTCTTGTTTTCATACAACGTATGTGCTTTCAGTTACGCAGATGCGTTGGCATTGAACTCCACAGGCCAATTCCCACATAATACTCTGCCCGCCACCACCGAGGACGGAGCG ACGAACGGGTTAATCACCATCTTGGACTGTTGCGATGGTTACGCACGAAATTTAACTTCAGGAGGCTGTGAACCACGCTGCATACCAGGATGCCTTGGTGGAAGGTGCACTGCACCAAATATTTGTACCTGTGAACCAGGCTGGTATCCACAGGAAGGTGTATGTATGCCCCACTGTGAAGGACCTTGCCAAAAAGACGCGTACTGTTTCTCGCCAAACGAGTGCGCTTGCAAGTTAGGGTACGATGAAGTGAACGGCGAGTGCAAGCCCATTTGTCCTGGTGGATGCAAGAATGGCGATTGCGTGGCGCCTCGTGTGTGCAGATGCAAGCCTGGATTCGCGCTTCAACCCTCTGGAGACGTCTCCGCTATCGAGCCGAAAAAGTGTGTCCCTGTTTGTGAAAACTGTCGCAACGGAGAGTGCACTGCTCCTGGATTATGCAGTTGTCGCGAGGG GTACACCAATCCTCCACGCGACACAGAAACCTGCATTCCCAGCTGTCCTGGTGGATGCATCGGCGGAGACTGCGTCGCGCCAGGTACCTGCAACTGCAAACCAGGCTATATCATTGACTCCACTGGCAAGTGCATCCCAGAGTGTCCCCAAGGTTGTCCAAACGGCGAGTGCGTAGCTCCAGGGGTATGCAACTGCAAGCCAGGCTTTGCCTACGACATTAATCGCAGGTGCATCCCAGAGTGTCCTCGAGGTTGCATAAATGGCGAATGCGTCGCTCCAGGAGTGTGCAGTTGcagtccaggtttcactctagactcAACGAAGAACTGCGTGCCAGACTGTCCTCGAGGTTGCCCTAACGGCGAGTGTGTCGCCCCTGGGGTCTGCACATGCAAACAAGGCTTCAACCTCGACTACGCCGGCAATTGCGTTCCTATTTCCTCTATGTCAAGCACCTCCCTGTGCAGACACGGCTGCGGTACAAACGGCACCTGTGTCGGTCCCAATCAGTGCATTTGCGACTTAGGATACCGCGTGGATCCAGACACTGGAAGATGCATCCCCTCCCCAACCTCGTTCCAGTGTAGGAACGGTTGCGGTCCTCAGGGCGTCTGCGTGGGCCCCGATCTGTGCATCTGTGATTACGGGCTAGCGGTTGACCCCGACACTGGCAGGTGCCCTGAACCCAGACCATCCGTTCCACCAATCCAAGTCCCAGCCCAATGCAGGTATGGCTGTGGGCCGAATGGAAGATGCGTGGGTCCCAATCGTTGCGCCTGTGACCCTGGTTTCGTAGCTGAACCCGACACTGGCAGGTGCGTCCCTGCGAGGACGACACAGATAGGAGAGCCTATTTGCGAGAATCCGTGCATCAACGGAGAATGCACTGGTCTAAACCAGTGCACATGTAAACGGGGATACGTGATGAGTCCTCACGATCCCACGCGGACGAGATGCGTCCCCGTGTGCGTCGGTGGATGCCCGAACGGCGTCTGTTCTGGGCCTAATTTCTGTAtatgcaatataggtttcaggaAGGAGACTGGGGTCAAAGGTAGACAAAGATGCGTTCCGATTGAA AATAGAATTCTGTTCGACAGCGATGCAATTGTACGCGTAGCAAATTTAACATCCTTAGCAGAATATTCCGTGCGTGACTTCT CGAAAACAATAATAGAAAGGACGTTGATAACGAACGTTCGAGGAATCCCTGCACCAGTAACGATATGGCCTAACATCCTGCTTGTCTCTAATCTCACGGAACATGAATCATTGAGGGGGGAGGAACAGGCGCCAGTACATGGTACT aaattgaaaaaatatatCTGCTTTTCCAACATGAAATTTCTCGGTTTAATTTTTCTTGTTACTTTCTTGAAAGTTACTACAGCGTATACCAGATTACGCTACTCTGAGGAATCAGGGGTTTGCGAAAAAGTGGTTAG TCATGCTCGTGTATTCTCAGTTATCGGACGACGCGATATGTTCCGTATCGCGAGACGTACCGGGTCAGCAAGTGGGGACTTTTCTACGAAACCAAAGTACGATGGAATTACAGAAAAGAGGTATTTGGAAAATGTCAAATTTCATAGTAGAAACTTAAGTGAGGAGTCAAACGAATTCGATTACTTAAAATTTTTCCAGTATTATACTGCATATCGTACAGAAAGAGATTGCTGCCTGTTGTACAAGATGTCAGAGGAAGGTACTTGTGAACCAATTTGTGACCCCCCTTGCGTGAATGGTAAATGTACTTCTCCTGGCATTTGCAAATGTTTACCGTATTACGAGAAAGACCTACTTCATGACCACATTTGTGAACCGATCTGCACTGACTGTGAACACGGGAAATGCATTCGCCCGTACGAATGCGAATGTGACGAAGGGTACAAAATGAATTTGGGCTGGGATAGTTCCACGTGCCAACCGATCTGTGACGTGGATTGTAAATATGGATATTGTTCTGCACCAAACGAGTGCACCTGCCACGAAAATTACATTAAAGATCCACAGACAGAC ACGTGCGTGCCATATTGCAATATCCCCTGCACAAACGGCGAATGCACAGCACCAGATGTATGCACTTGCCACGATGGGTACCAGCTGAATTCCGAGTCCATTTGTGAGCCAAAATGCGACAATGGATGTTGGTTGGGGACATGTACGGCACCCAACACCTGTACTTGTCACGATGGTTATCATCTGACAGGAGCAGGCGTCTGCGAACCGATTTGCAGCCAACCTTGTGAGATGGGCACATGTTTCGCGCCTGAGACCTGTTTATGCAACAATGGCTATGGACTACTGAACGATTCTCGATATGTTTGTCAGCCGATCTGCGAAAAAGCTTGCATAAATGGAACCTGCGCGGCTCCTGAGACTTGTACATGTCACGATGGGTACCGAACTAGTAACGACGACACCTTGCAACACGTATGCGAACCTTACTGTCAGGTTTCCTGCGAACCTTATGGACActgcactgcacctgatacttgtACATGCTTTGAGGGCTATCGTTTGGTTGACAAAAATCAGGATTTTAAAAATGTGAGTGAAAGAAGTAATATTGAATCTGTTTATTTCTCTAAGATGGGG GCAGAA CCACAgactaaaaaagaaaaatacagtAAGAAAAATTGTTCTTTCCAGAAGTCGCCATACTTTGCTGAAAATTCGGTTTGTGAGCCGATTTGCAATCGAACTTGCGTGAATGGGTATTGCAGTGCTCCAGGGGAATGCAGCTGCAACCCAGGTTACAAGTTATCAGAATATGACAGATACTCCTGCGTGCCCATTTGCGAGGAAAACTGCGTAAACGGTTACTGCAGCGGCCCAAACCAATGCAAGTGCTACCCTGGTTATCGTTCTCTCAAGGAGAACTCAAATAACTGTACTCCTTTTTGTGTTGAAACTTGCGTGAATGGAAACTGCAGCGCACCCAACGAGTGTACATGCAACAACAACTATCATCCTAACGAGGAAAACCCTTTCGTTTGCGACCCAACTTGTGAAAACGAATGCCATTTCGGTACATGCACTGCACCCAACGTATGCACTTGCAAGGAGGGTTTTTCTCCAAGGAACGAAACTTTCTGCGAACCAGTTTGTAAAGAACCTTGCGTTAACGGCGATTGCAGTGCTCCAGACACCTGCAGCTGCAATTCGGGTTACAAGCTTTCCCAAAACAGCTCCTACTTTTGCGAACCCATCTGCCAACAAAGTTGCATCAACAGTCGTTGCAGTGAACCCAACAAGTGCACCTGCTATTCAGGTTACAAACCGCTCGAGAACGACTCCTATATCTGCGAGCCTATCTGCGAACAGGTCTGCGAGAATGGATTCTGCAGTGCACCGAATCAGTGTAATTGTAACGAGGGCTACACTTTCCAAGATAACTTCTCAAGTATTTGTGAACCTGTTTGCAAAGAACCTTGCGGAGAAAATGGTGTTTGCGCTGCTCCAGGTACCTGCAAGTGCAAGGAAGGCTATCGACCGCTAGAACACGAGACCAAGTTCGTCTGCGTGTCCATTTGCGAACTAAATTGCGAAAATGGCAGCTGCTCGCTTGAAACTTGCGAATGCAATGAAGGTTACAGTTTGGTTAAACAAAATGGAAGTATCTGCGAGCCTGTCTGCGAAAATTGCACCAACGGAAGATGTATAAGTCCGAATGTCTGTGAATGCAACGGTGGCTTcatgaaaaaagaaaatagcAGTGATAGTAGCGCTGAATGTGTCAGCCTctgtagaaataattgcaacgaccaTGGTACTTGCGACGAGAATGGAATTTGTCAATGCCATTCCGGATGGACTGGTTCCTATTGCGATCGACCATCGTTCTGCGTCTTGACTATGGATGAATATTCGAACAA AACAAATATGGTGGACCATGTGAATGACACAATTGATAGCATATTCGCCAGCAGTCCATTGTGCACTTTCATTTGCATGGATAAAATTGACGATCAAACTATATGCTATGACAAATATCGTGTTGAGAGTTCCAGAAATTACACGATCGCGTGTCTGATAACGGCAG ATTCACAGTGTTATTGGGTGTTGTCACAACATACGAGTCTGCCACGTTATGCTACCGTAGCTGGAATTATGTCTGTTATAGTATTCCTAGTAATTGTTCTCCTATTGGTGTATTTGTTAATGCACAAATATAAAAAGAGAAGAATTTCTCTGG GGACGAGCTTCTTTGATACCCGAAGAAGACAACAATCTTTAATGCGTAAAGAAAaac TTGCT AATACGAACCTTCGAACCTCTGAGATATTGAACATCCTGTCTC TGGAGAAGCGCGAAT CATCCTTTTGTAAAAGGAATGAAAACATGAAGTGGAATAGCGTTCTTTTAAACGCAATATTTATAATAGAGATGTCTATTTTTGTGATAACAAATTGTTTATCTTCTTCGCCACAGATTTCTGATAGTAACGTTAATATTCAGAAGATTGAAACCAATGAAGGATTAGAATGTTACATGAATATTAG TAATAAAATTTTCTTTTG CAAATTATTTTTCAGTCGACAAGTGACGCACTACAAGCCGTATATTGAAACATACAAAAAACGAAAGTGGGGACTCTTTTACAAAACCGAGACTCGCGTGAACTACAAACTTGAA CGTg GTGTCTTAAAAGAACGGATCTTAGATATACACATTTTAACACTTTCA GTAGTTAATTCCCGCTGCAAGCCAATTTGTAAAAAACCCTGCGGAAAGGGCTTCTGCCAGGCACCAGACAAGTGTTTGTGTTCACTAGGATTCGTAGCATCGAACGTCTCCAAATCGGAAGTATGCGTGGCTCAATGCAAAACCAACTGCACGAATGGTTTCTGCTCGCATCCTGATCACTGTAAATGCAACGACGGCTACGAATTGACCGCTGATCGATTGCACTGTTCACCAGTCTGCAAGACGGATTGTGGAAAGAACGCACAGTGTGTGGCACCAGAAGACTGTACTTGTAATTCGGGATACTCGCTCAATCTTATAGAAAATTCCACGGAGTGTTTGCCAGTATGCACAATACCGTGTCAAAATGGCAAGTGCATTGGTCCAAACTTATGTGGCTGCAACGCAGGATATAGGCCATCCATCAACGATTCTAACATCTGCGAACCCATCTGCGAAATACCTTGCGGCTCGAATAGTATTTGCACAGAACCCAATATTTGTGCGTGTCTTCCAAACTACAAACTGATAGAAAATGACGTCACACATGGCTGCGAGCCGATATGCGAAGTCGACTGTGGCCGAAACGGTACTTGCACAGCCCCCAACGTCTGCACATGCAACGAGGGTTACGTACTTAACGAGGAAAGTCAGTGCATGGCCTTCTGTAATTCAACTTGCGAAAATTCCACCTGCGTTGAACCAGATCGATGCCAGTGCTGGGACGGTTTCGTTCCACTGAATGAAACTCATTGCATGCCATTTTGTGAGAATGGCTGCGAGAATGGGAAATGCGTGGCGCCGAACGAATGCCGATGCGATGATGAGTTCGTGAAACATAAAAATAGCAGTTGCATAAAACCGTGTACACGCACTTGCAAGGGTCATGGTGTCTGTGGTGATGACGATAAAGCCTGTGAGTGTTATTACGGCTGGACAGGATGGGACTGCGATCAAAACAATGTTTGCATCCTTCTGTTGAATGCAGATGATGAAAGTCTTAACGG TGTTATCGTTTATAACGAAACAAATAGCACAGTGGGGGATATTCGTCGCAATGCACACTACTGTCATGAGTGCAACCAGGCAGTGGGTAATAGGAGCTTGTGCTACGCCATGCCTGCCGTTGATGGCTCTGGATTTGCAGTCGGTTGCCTCGTTGAAACGG aGTCACCGTGTATCCTCATGTACCGAAGCAACACCCCTACGGTGTCAGTGGTCACAGGAACTCTGACAGTGGGCATAATCTTAATTGTGGCAAGTACATCAATGATAGCGTACTTC GTATCGAATAATGTAATAACAAAAAACGAGAAAAATGTTAGAATGGTAGAAACTCAGGGACAGATAAATATAGCGCCACACTTCCGTCATTCATTAACCGTGACGCATATAGAGAAATCTGAAGCGCACATCCACGTGCGATAA